A genomic window from Gossypium hirsutum isolate 1008001.06 chromosome D10, Gossypium_hirsutum_v2.1, whole genome shotgun sequence includes:
- the LOC121222263 gene encoding eukaryotic translation initiation factor 3 subunit J, with translation MEDWEDEIPPIPAKKLPKSKWDDEDVDDTDVKESWEDEDEDEPSQQPVAKAPEEKAPKKPASKATEKKGKSIEVAKQEPLDPVAEKLCQQRLVEEADYKSTAELFAKKGDEKTLDNFIPKSESDFLEYAELISHKLLPYEKSFHYIALLKAVIRLSVTSLKAADTKDIASSIAAIANEKLKAEKETTSKKKTGGKKKQLHVDKPDDDLVVNAYDDIDEYDFM, from the exons ATGGAGGACTGGG AGGATGAGATTCCACCTATCCCTGCAAAGAAGCTGCCTAAAAGCAAATGGGATGATGAAGATGTTGATGATACTGATGTTAAGGAATCATGGGAGGATGAGGATGAAGATGAACCTTCTCAG CAACCTGTAGCAAAAGCTCCTGAAGAGAAGGCCCCTAAGAAGCCTGCATCAAAAGCTACTGAAAAGAAAGGGAAATCTATTGAAGTAGCTAAACAAGAGCCCCTTGATCCTGTGGCTGAGAAACTTTGCCAACAAAG GCTTGTGGAGGAAGCTGATTACAAGTCCACTGCCGAACTTTTTGCCAAGAAAGGCGATGAAAAGACTCTTGATAATTTTATTCCCAAATCTGAAAGTGACTTTTTAGAATATGCCGAACTTATTTCTCATAAGCTTCTCCCATATGAG AAAAGTTTCCATTATATTGCACTCCTCAAGGCAGTGATTAGATTATCAGTGACTTCTTTGAAAGCAGCTGATACGAAAGATATAGCATCTTCAATCGCAGCAATTGCAAATGAAAAGCTAAAAGCGGAGAAAGAAACCACAAGTAAAAAGAAGACAG GTGGCAAGAAAAAGCAGCTCCATGTTGATAAACCAGATGATGATTTGGTTGTTAATGCATATGATGATATAGACGAGTATGACTTTATGTGA